From Bradyrhizobium sp. sBnM-33:
TCGAGCACGCCAAGTCAAAGGTCGGACTTAACGCTCCCCTTTTTGTCACGCAGAACGATGGCACCGTCGCAGAAGCCTCGCGTGCCGCCGCATACCCGGTGTTCAGCTTCGCTTCCGGCGCGACCAACTCCATGCGCGGGGCGGCCTATCTCTCTGGCCTTAAAGAAGCGGTGGTGGTCGACGTCGGCGGCACGACGGCTGATTTTGGCCATCTGCGGAACGGTTTTCCGCGTGAGGCCAACGCGGTCGTGCATATTGGGGGTGTCAGGACGCTGTTTCGTATGCCGGACCTCGTGTCCATCGGACTTGGGGGCGGCAGCCATGTCGATCTTGATGCGGGCACGATCGGACCACTTAGTGTTGGGTATCGCCTGTCCAAGGAGGCGCTTGTCTTTGGAGGGAACGGCGTGACGGCAACTGACATTGGCGTCGCCGCCGGATTGATCGACCTCGGCGATCGTAAGCGTGTGGCGCACATAACTGCCGATGAGGTGAACGGCATTCTGCGCCGCTGCAAGGAGATGCTGGAAGAGAACGTTGATCGGTTGAAGACAAGCGCCGAAGACGTCACCCTCATCGCGGTCGGTGGCGGCGCGTTTCTTGTTCCCGAAGAATTGCAGGGCGTCGGGCGTGTTGTCCGCGTTCAGCACGGAGGTTGCGCAAATGCAGTTGGCGCGGCCATCGCCCAGGTCAGTGGTGAAGTCGACCAGGTCTTCCAGGGTCTGACGCGAGATGAGGCCGTCGCTTCAGCGCGCAAGCTTGCCGATACCCGGGCGGTGGAGGCCGGTGCGGAGCCGGCCTCGCTCGCTTTGGTCGAGGCAGAGGACACCCCGATCGCCTATCTGCCAGGAAATGCGATGCGCGTCCGCGTCAAAGTCGTCGGAGATATTCGGTCAACCCGTATTGAGAAAACAGCCAAGGAGAAAGTCGCATGCCAGTCCGTTTCCTGATCAGCACGCTAAAGCCTGGGGTCGATCCAGCCGAATACGAGGCATGGGTGCGCGAGCGCGACTATGCTCTTGTGCGCAGCCTCGACAATTATATGAGCTACAAGGTGCACCGCATTCGCCGCCCCATCCAGGGTGCCGAAAATTCAACGTGGCAGTACATCGAGCGGATCGAAGTCAAGAGCCTCGAGCAACATGACAAGGATCTGGCCTCGCCGGCCGGCGTTGCTCTGCGAGAGGAGCTTTATGGCAAGTTTCTCGATCGCTCGAAGAACATCTATTTCGTCAGCGATGAGATAGAATGACGTCGCATTGAGTTCTGCCTGACCCAAGACGTAAGCCGCAAAACAGGACAATAAGATGACCCTCGATCTGCTAATTCTCGGCAACGCGCCCATGACCAAGATGCTTGATCGCGTCAAGCTCGCCGAAGCGAGCGGCTACGATACGGTCTGGCTTGCCGATGAACGATTTTATCGGGAGGTCTATTCCTGCCTGAGCTATTTTGCTCAAAACACGTCGCGGGTCAGGCTCGGACCTTGTGTAACGGACCCCTATGCAAGGCACCCCGCGTTGACGGCTATGGCGATTGCGACGCTTGACGAGATTTCTAACAAGCGCGCAATTCTGGGTATCGGCGCCGGGATTTCGGGCTTTGCTGAGCTTGGCATCGATCGGAAGAAGCCCGCGCGCGCCATAAGCGAAGCGATCGAGGTCATTCGCATGCTTCTGCGAGGCGAGACTGTCGCCTATGAGGGTGAGGTCATTCAGTTCAGGGAAGGCAAGCTGAACTTCGCCCCGATACGGGCCGATATCCCAATCTATGTGGCTAGTAACGGGCCGCTCGGCCAACGGACCGCGGGCGCTTGCGCTGACGCCGCGTTCATGGAGGCAGGCGGCAACGCCGCGGAAGTCAAGGCGTTCCGTGCGAGACTGGATGAGGGGGCCAGGAAGGCCGGCCGCGATCCCAAATCCGTCAAACTGATCGTTCGGCTCAATGCCTGTATTGCGTCAGATGGTCAGGCCGCCCGTGACGCTCTGCGGCCAACGGTTGCACGCTTGCTCGGTGCAGGACGTCTTAAGTTTGAAACAGCTGAAGAGCAGGGGCTCACATTGCCGGAGGATATACTTGCCACCGTTCAGGGTGCCCACTACGCCGCCGGCGTGACGCCCTATCTTCCTCTGCTGCCATACGTGACCGACCGCCACATCAACGCCTTCACTCTGGCAGGCAATGTCGAGGAAGTGACCGCGCGTGTGATCGAACTGCGCCATGCCGGGGTCGATGGCATCATCTCCATGCCCTTCGCCGCCGAAGGAGGTACAATCGAGGACACGATCGCCAAGATGGGCTCCGAGGTCTGGCCTGCTGTACAGGCTAACGAAGGGATGAAGCCATGAGCTTTGATCTTCATCGGCCGGCGACAGTCACGGAGGCCGTTGACCTCGCTCAACGTTTTGCGCCGACCGCGCGCTATGTCGCCGGCGGGACAGATACGGTCATCCAGATCAATCGGAAGAAGATTGATCCCGCGCATCTGATCGATGTCGCCTGCCTGCCCGGCATGAGCGAGATCACTGAGACCGCTGACGCATTCACCCTTGGCGCGCTGACCAAGTATCGCAGCATCGAAACCCATCCTGCGTTTCGGGGTAATTTGCGGGTGCTGCTGGAAGCTGCCAGTGTCGTCGGTGGGCATCAGGTCCGAAACATCGCCACGATCGGCGGCAATATCGTCAATGCTTCGCCAGCCGCCGATTTTGTGCCGCCGCTGCTCGCGCTCGATGCGAGTCTCGACATTACCGGTCCGAAGGGACGGCGCTCTGTCGCCTTGCGCGACTTCATCGTCGGCCCGGGACGAACCAATCTCTCACCGGTAGAGATCGTGACCAGCATCCGATTTGCCAAGCTTCCAGCCAGATCAGCAACCGCCTTCCTGAAGGAAGGGCGTCGGCGTGCGATGGAGATTTCGGTCGTTTGTGTTGCTGCTTGTTTGACGCTAGAGGCTTCGACCTCGCGTTGCGCTTGCGTGCGCCTGGCCATCGGCGCCGCAAGCCCCAAGGCGTTCCGGCCCGAACAGGCGGAAGGCTACCTCATCGGCAAACCTGCCGGGAACGAAAGCTTTGCGGAGGCGGGCAGGCTCGCGGCAGAGGCTTCCAGTCCGATCTCTGATGTCCGCGCGTCGGCCGGTTATCGCCGCGGTCTTGTCGCCGTGATGGTCGAGCGCGCGCTGACGACGTGTTTGCAACGAATTCGGGAACAAAATCAATGAACCGGAAAATTCTCAATATCGTTGTCAATGGCGAGAGCCATCAAGTGCTCATTGAGCCCCATTGGACGCTGCTGCAGGTCCTGCGCAACGAGATCGGCATGATGGGCACGAAAGAGAACTGCCTGGAAGCAGAGTGCGGCGTCTGTACGGTGCTGCTCGATGGAAAGGCCATCAATTCATGCATCCTGCTCGCAGGCCAGGTCGAGGGATGCTCTATCACAACGATCGAGGGGATTGGCGATCCCGAGCATCTGCATCCCCTCCAGGAAGCATTCATCGAATGCGGTGCTGTTCAGTGCGGCTACTGCATCCCGGGAATGATCCTGACGGCAAAGTCATTCCTTGATGAAAATCCGGGCTGCCGGCCCTCGCGCGACGAAATCAGGGAAGCGATCGCAGGGACCCTGTGCCGCTGTACCGGCTATCGCAAGATCATTGATGCCGTGGCAACCGCGGCAGACCGCATCGCACTCTCGGGAGCCAAGCAATGAGCGCACATACCCATCGCGTTGCCGGTCACCGCTTACCCCGACGGGATGGCGTCGGCAAGGTTACCGGAAAGCACGTCTATGCCGCAGATTTCAAGCTCTCCGGCATGCTCTACGGCAGGGTTCTGCGCAGTACGCGAGCGCACGCGCTGATCAAAAAGATCGATACGTCGCGAGCGGCTGCAATTGCGGGCGTACGGGGAATCATCACCTCGGCTGACATTCCACAGATCCGTTACGGAACGGCAGTGCGCGATACAACTGTGTTCGCAACTGATCGCGCGCTGTTCATTGGACATGCAATAGCCGCCGTTGCTGCCACCTCTCTCGAGATCGCCGAGCGCGCGCTTGCAGCCATTGAGGTCGAATACGAGGATTTGCCACCGCTGTTTGATCCGGAGGAGGCGCTCAAGAGCGATATCCGGATCCATCCGGATTGGGAAACTTACAAGGCGCTCCCGATCATTTCGAGAAACCGCAATATCGCAGGTCAAGCGCGCATTCGCGTCGGCGACGCCGAAGCGGCATTCGCAAAAGCCCATAAGGTCTACGAGCATCGTTTCTCAACCGCGTTGCAGCATCCCGGATATACAGAGCCACGGGTTGCGACCGCCGACTGGGATGCGAATGGAATCGTGACCGTCTGGTGTAACACGCAATTGCCTTTCGATACGCAAACCACTTTGGCCGAGATCCTTGATCTGCCGGCCGCGCGTGTGCGGGTGACTGTGCCAGGCATTGGTGGCGGCTTCGGCGGGAAGCTAAGGATCGGCGTTGAGCACTTCGCAGCTCTCCTGGCGCGCAAGACCGCGCGCCCGGTCAAGGTGATGTCGACGAGCGAAGAAGAGCTCACAGCCGCGCTTCCCCGTCAGGCCTCCATCGTTCTGCTCAAGACCGCTGTCGACAAAGAAGGACATCTTCTCGCTCGAAGCGGCAGGATCATCGTGGATTGTGGCGCTTATGCAGGCTCAGGTCCGGGAACGGCTGCAATCGCGCTGCAGGTCATGGCAGGCCCTTACAAGACCGGAGCACTCGCGTTCGAAAGCGTCGCTGTCTACACCAACAAGGTCCATTCGGGCTCGTTCCGCGCTCCTGCGGGGCCGATGGCAAATTTCGCGATGGAATGCCAGATCGACATGATCGCGAAGGATCTCGGATTGGATCCTCTCGAAATGCGCCTGCGGAACGTCGTCAAGGAGGGAGACCCAGGTCCTTCCGGCGAGATTCATAGGTCTGTGAGCATCGAGGAATGCCTGCGCAAGGCAGCCGATGCGATCGGCTGGCACGATCGCAATCCGGAGCCAGGACGCGGCAAGGGGATTGCCTGCAGCTGGTGGATGACAACCGGTGGCTCGTCCGGCGTCTATGTCAAGATTAACCCTGATGGAAGTGCGACGCTTGTGAGCGGCGCCGTCGAAATTGGCACCGGCGCCATCACGGGAGCTGCTCAAATCCTGGCCGAGGAGTTGTCCCTCGATCTAACCGACGTCAACGTGACGGGAGTCGACACCCAGGCCGCCCCGTTTGACTACGGCGCTCAAGGGAGCCGCACCACTTTCTCGGTCGGCAACGCTTGTCTTGCTGCTGCCGCCGAGCTGCGGCGCCAGATGTTCGAACTCGCAGCCGAGCAGCTCGAAGCCCCGATCGAGGATATGAAACTGCAAGACAAGCATGTGGTGGCCGGCAACAAGTCGATTTCGATTGCGGAATTGGCGCGCATCTCGCGTCTTGCCGGCGGCGGGCTCATCGCGCATGGCACGGCCATTTCGCCCGCGCCCGCTTATGATCCAACGCGTGTTCAGAACCATCCGCTACCCGTATGGAATACACCGAGTTACCATGCCCATGCCGTCGACCTGTCGGTCGATCAAGCAACCGGCAAAGTGACCATCAATCGCTATGTCGTGGCCCAGGACGTCGGATATGCGATCAATCCGACCTATATCGAGGGCCAGATCGAGGGCGGAGTGGCGCAAGGTATCGGCCAGGCGCTGTCGGAAGAGATCGTTTATCAGGACGGTCGCGTCATGAATGCGAACCTGACCGATTACAAGATGCCGACAGCGATGGATGTCCCGGAGATCGAGAGCATCATCGTGGAATGCCGCTCCGCTGCCGGTCCTTACGGGGCCAAGGGCGTCGGCGAGCCACCCTGTATCGAGCCACCGGCTGCCATCGGAAATGCGATCGCAGCGGCGACCGGCTGTTGGCCGAATTCGCTGCCTATGACAGCGGAAAAGATTGCCGCCGCAATGCAGGTGCAACACTCATGATCCGCGTCGAGATCAATATGCATGGAAACCTCCGTCGGCTCTTGCCCGACGGAATTGGATCCATTCAGCTTGACCTGCCCGACGGAACGACGGTTCTCAACGTGATCGACTCCTTGAGCGCCGAGCATGAGGTCTGGCTGGCGTCGATTGGTGACGTGGTGGTGCCGTTGTCCGCCGAAGTCGAAGACGGTGCCGAACTCAATTTCTTTCCCTATCTTGAGGGTGGCTAGCATGAAATCCTTTCGTCCGGGAGGGGCTCAAAACTGTTGACCTGCCGGCGCGCTGGATTTGAAGAGCCTGTGCACGTGATGATGCGGCAGCCACTCACCTGTTGAGTGTTCGGTCTGGTGTGAATACCGTCCGGCACACTCAAGCAAAGCAAAGTTTCGCGGAAGAGTCATGCCGCAAGCAAAGAAGGTGCAATCCACATGTCGAACGCTAACCTTCCTATTTTGTCAATCGTCGGCGGCACCGGCGATCTCGGGTCTGGCCTTGCCCGCAGCTGGAGTCGCGCCGGATACTCCGTCATTCTCGGATCCCGCTCAATTGAGCGCGCTCAGGAGGCAGTCTCGCTCCTGAAGTCGGAAGGGTTCGCCAATGTCAGCGGCGACACCAACGCTGCCGCAGCTGCGAAGAGCGACATCGTCGTCGTTGCGGTTCCTTTCTCCAACTATGAGGCAAGCCTGGGCGAGATCAAAGATCCTGCCAAGAGCAAGATTGTCGTCACCGCGGTAGTGCCCCTCGTGCCGCCAAAGGTATCCGTCGTTCATCTCCCGAGTGCTGGTTCAGCAGCCCTGATAGCGCAGTCGCTGCTTGATCCAAGCTCGCGCGTGGTCGGCGCCTTCCACAATGTCGGCTCGCAGAAGCTTCATGCTGGCGGCAAGGCAGACTGCGATGTCCTGGTGTTCAGCGATGACGCCGATGCCCGCAACCAAGTGATCACGCTCGCGGACGCTGTGAGCAATCGTGGCGTCGATGGCGGTGTCCTCGCGAATTCGACCGCGGCCGAGGCTCTAACCTCCGTCCTGATCGCGATCAACCGCAAATACAAAGTGAAAGGCGCCGGCATCTCGATCTCCGGCTTGACGTGAATGGAACAACGATAGGGGCTCTCGATGCTCTCAGCCCTCGATTCTCTCGACCGTAAAATTCTGCGCGAACTCATTCAAGATGCCCGAATAAGCCACTTGGCTCTCTCCGAACGGGTCGGACTGTCAGCGACCGCCTGTGCGAGGCGCGTACTGCAAATGGAGAAAGCCGGCATCATCAAGGGTTACGCGGCAAACATCGATGTCAATGCGCTTGGCTTCCCACTGACAGTGATCGTTCACATCACACTTGATCGCCAAAACGAGGATGCACTCGCACGCTTTGAGACTGAAATCCACAAGTGCCCCGACGTAATCTCGTGCCACCTTATGTCCGGTGCGGACGACTATCAGGTTCAAGTGCTGGCATGTGGCATGGAGGACTACGAACGTATCCATAAGCAGCACCTATCGCGGTTGCCAGGCGTCGCGAGACTGCAATCCAGCTTTGCAATGCGCACCATAGTGAAGCGATCCATCTCTCCTGCTGCGCTCATAATGATTAGACCGACTGGGACGCAGCGTAGAGGCAAGTGACCAACTTGGGTTAGCGGCTGTGTATGAGGCAAGCGCGAAGAGGTTCATCGGCACTCCTTCAGGACGATCGCATCGAGAGAGCGTATCTGGCAGTTGAGCACTTACAAGCTGCCCACGGAGAAGAAGATGGAATATAGCGGATTCGCAGTGACTGGGGCACGTCGGCGGACACCATTTTAAAGGCGAGATGCACATGTGCGAGAATTAATAATCGGGAAGTGGGCAGCCGCGAAGGGAGAAAGGCCTCACGATGACTAGGAGCATCACTTATACCGCCCTTCGTGGGATCCCTATGGTGAGGCCGGACGACGATCTGGTGTCTATCATTGCGGATGGCGTTACTAGCGCTGGCATCGAGGTCGCCTCGGGTGACATTTTCGTGGTTGCACAAAAAATCGTCTCGAAGGCGGAAAATAGGTACGTTGATCTCGATGACGTGAGCCCTTCCGCACGGGCATTGGAACTCGCAAAAACGGTTGGAAAGGACCCGCGGCACATCGAGGTGGTGCTCTCGGAGTCAAGCGAGGTCATCCGCTCCAGGCAGAACGTGATCATCGTTGCTCACCGCCTTGGGTTCGTGATGGCGAATGCCGGGATCGATCAATCCAATATCGATCAAGGTCACAGTCATCGCGTGCTGCTGCTGCCAAAAGATCCGGATGACAGTTGCGAGCGCTTGAAGTCCGGGCTCGATCAACGTTTCGGCGTTAATGTCGCAGTGGTCATGAACGACAGCTTCGGTCGCCCTTGGCGCAACGGTGTTGTTGGGGTGGCAATCGGATGTGCAGGGCTGCCTGCGCTTCAGAATATGATTGGGGAGCCCGATTTGTTCGGACGGCCCATGCAGGTGACGGAGATCGCCGTGGCTGATGAACTGGCAGCGGCCGCGTCGTTGGTGATGGGACAGGCAGCCGAGGGACAACCGATCGTCCACGTCCGCGGACTGTCATGTCAGGCGCCGGCAAAGCCTGCCTCGATTCTTGTCCGTCCGAAGGAGCAGGATCTTTTCAGATGAAGGGACCTTCTCATCTGTCTGATGAGGGCCGTGTGGTGGCCCTCTGCGGGGGAGTCGGAGGAGCAAAACTTGCTCTCGGCTTGCAGCACCTCCTCGGAGAACGTCTGACCGTTGTCGTAAATGTCGCGGATGATTTCGAGCATCTCGGGCTACATATCTCCCCGGATCTGGATACAGTGCTTTATACGCTCGGTGGTTTGAGCGACCAGCAACGTGGTTGGGGTCGATCCGATGAGACCTGGAACTTCATGGAGGCTTTGAAGGAAATCGGCGGGCAGACCTGGTTCTCCCTTGGCGATCGCGACATGGCCATGCATGTGGAGCGAACCCGCCGGCGGCTAAGCGGTGAAACTCTCACAGCCATTGCGATCGATATTGCACGCCGCTTCGGCATTCGTTCAAACGTGCTGCCCATTACCAACGACAAGCTTTCCACCATCGTTGTAAGTACGGAAGGTGAACTCGAATTCCAACGCTATTTTGTTGGGCGGCGCTGCGAGCCGGCGGTCAAGCAGATCCGATTCAGTGGGGCGGAAAGTGCCTGCCTCACACAAGAGGTGCTTCAGGCTCTTGACGCTGATGATCTCCGCCTCATCGTCCTATGTCCGTCCAACCCCTATCTGAGCATCGATCCGATGCTGGCTGTTCCAGGAACGACGGAAAAATTGCGAGCGGCCCGTGTTCCTGTCATCGCCATTTCCCCGATCATAGGGGGCCAAGCCATCAAAGGGCCGACACGAAAGATCATAGACGAGCTCGGCCTTGAGGCCACAAACCGAGAGATTGCAAGACATTACGCCGGGCTGATCGATGGCTTGATCATAGACACGACGGATGCCGAAGGGGCTGCCGACCTGGGCATCGACGTGCATCTGGCACCAACATTGATGACTGAATTGCAATCAAAAATCGCCCTCGCGGAGCACGCGCTTATGTTCGGCAATAGCCTTCGAACAAAGCGCAAGGGACAGGAAAAAGGACCCTTGAGCGGAGGTGTATCGTGACCAGCCCTGATGCATGGGTAATTGTCCCGGCTAAGATGTTCTTGCGCGCAAAGCAGCGGCTCTCATCATTTTTGACCGCATCCGAGCGCGCCACATTGGCGCGTACCATGCTGACCGATGTTCTTGAGGCAGCATGCAGCGCGCCGACGTCGAAGAAAGTCGCTGTTGTCACCAGTGCAGACGATGTCGCGCGAGAAGCAGCTCGCTTAGGTGCTGTTGTCATTGATGACGGCGGCGCGAACGGAACGAACGAGGCAATCGCGGCAGGTCTCGCAGGGGTCGAAAAGAGGGGAGGCCGGCTTGTCGTCGCTCTGCCGAGCGATGTGCCCGCGATCATGAGCGAAGATATTTCAACGCTGCTTCAGGCCGCGGAGCGCAACCGTGTAGTGATCGTGCCGGCGCCACGCGATGGCGGCACGAACGCCGTTGCGTTCACCTTGGCGCGGCCATTGCAGCCGTGTTTCGGCCCCGACAGCTTTGCCCGCCACATCGCCGCAGCCGATCGCCTCGGCATCGACCCCATCGTGTGCCGCAATGCAAGAATTGGGCTTGATCTCGACAGTCCCGCCGATCTCTTTGATTTTCTTGACCTGAGCACGTTGACCGCGACGGACCGCTATTTACGTTCCATCAATCTGAGGGAACGGCGACGTGGCGGAGGTGCTGGACACAGCCGCCCGATCGTTGATGCGGGCGCCGGAAATGAGTTCGACGTTGGTTGCGCAAATGAGGGAAGCTCCGTTGTAATTCGCGGAGCGTGAGGAGTTCTGAAAATGGTGGATCGGATGCTTCTGGACACGCTAAGGCGAAGCGAAATTTCCGCTTCCGAGGTCCTATCTCTGGTCAGCGACGTATCTCTTTCCGATCTCATGGCGATGGCGGCATCGAGGCGGGATGAGGCCCACGGCAGAAAGATCTCCTACTCGCGAAAGGTCTTCATTCCGCTTACGCAGCTATGCCGGGATGTCTGCCACTACTGCACATTTGCCCATGCCCCCCAAAGAGGGCAGCGCGCCTACCTCACTATCGGTGAGGTGCTCGCGATCGCGCGTGCCGGTCGTGAGGCCGGATGCAAAGAGGCGCTATTTACGCTGGGTGATAAGCCTGAGCTGCGCTACGGCCAAGCCCAGCGTGAGCTGCACGAAATGGGCTTTACATCGACCCTCGCTTACCTCCAAGAAGCCGCGCGCGCGGTTTTCTGCGAGACAGGCCTATTGCCGCATCTCAATCCAGGCTTGATGGAGGCCGATGATATCGCAAACTTGCGCAAGGTCTCCATCTCGCAAGGGATTATGCTCGAGAGCGCCTCCGCACGGCTGTGCGAGCCCGGGGGATCGCATTTCGGTTCACCTGACAAGGATCCAGCAAGGCGGCTGCAGACGATTGACCTCGCTGGCCAGCTCTCTGTCCCCTTCACGACCGGACTGCTGGTCGGTATCGGCGAGACGCCGCTTGAGCGCATCTCGTCGCTGCTAGCATTGCGCAATCTGGACGAACGCCACGGACACATTCAGGAAATCATTATCCAGAACTTCAAGCCGAAGCCGAATACGCGGATGAGACATGCGCCGGCGCCGACACTGGAAGAGCATCTGTGGACCCTTGCATTGGCGCGCTTGCTGTTCCGGCCCGATATGAACATCCAGGCGCCGCCCAATCTCAGCCCTGGCGTACTGGACATGATCTTGGCCGCTGGCATCAATGACTGGGGCGGCGTGTCCCCGGTCACGCCGGACCATGTCAATCCCGAGGCGCCTTGGCCGCATCTCGCGCGACTTGCCGAGGCCACCGCCGAATGCGGCAAGAAGCTCGTCGAACGTCTCGCGGTTTATCCAGCCTATGCGCGTCAGTATGCACGCTGGACCGACACATCGCTGCAGAAAAGCCTGCTAGGTCTTATCGACGGAAGAGGGTGGCCGCGTTCGGACGAATGGTGCCCTGGAACGAGGGGCGATCCGCCTGCCGATGACCTTGTGATGCTGCGTGAAGAGGCCAACTTGCCCGCGCTCTTGAGCGGCAGCGTAGGTAGAATTGTCGCAAAGGCTCAATCTGGGATACGGCTCGAAGAAGCAGAGATCGTGTCGCTGTTCGAGGCCGAGGAGCGCGATTTCATAGCCGTATGCCGCGCCGCAGATGAGCTGCGCCGCTCCGTCAATGGCGACACCGTCAGCTATGTCGTCAACCGGAACATCAACTACACCAACATCTGTTACTTCAGGTGCCAGTTCTGCGCGTTCTCGAAAGGAAAGCTCGCCGAGAATTTGCGCGGGCGGCCTTACGATATCGCGATGGATGAGATCGGGCGGCGCGCCCGCGAAGCCTGGGAGCGCGGCGCGACCGAGGTTTGCATGCAGGGCGGCATTCATCCCTCCTACACCGGCGCGAAGTATCTTGAGATCTGCCGGACCGTAAAGCAGTTCACGCCTGAGATGCATATACATGCTTTCTCCCCGCTCGAGGTGTTCCAAGGCGCCAGGACGCTCGGAATTTCGGTCGATGAGTTTCTGCGGGAGTTGAAGAAAGCCGGGCTTGGCAC
This genomic window contains:
- a CDS encoding hydantoinase/oxoprolinase N-terminal domain-containing protein; protein product: MRRIGIDVGGTNTDAVLIDDAKVVQGVKVATTADVTSGVATAIEALHLSANLAAGIDALMIGTTHFINAVVQRRHLTKVAVIRIALPATSSLPPFTDWPAGLAELANGGVWQIEGGHDYDGRRFATLDIAAARQIAREIRNRAQKYVVVNALFSPLDPSDEKVVAAILREEIPDVSVTCAHLLGGIGLLERENAAILNASLIALAEETITAFEHAKSKVGLNAPLFVTQNDGTVAEASRAAAYPVFSFASGATNSMRGAAYLSGLKEAVVVDVGGTTADFGHLRNGFPREANAVVHIGGVRTLFRMPDLVSIGLGGGSHVDLDAGTIGPLSVGYRLSKEALVFGGNGVTATDIGVAAGLIDLGDRKRVAHITADEVNGILRRCKEMLEENVDRLKTSAEDVTLIAVGGGAFLVPEELQGVGRVVRVQHGGCANAVGAAIAQVSGEVDQVFQGLTRDEAVASARKLADTRAVEAGAEPASLALVEAEDTPIAYLPGNAMRVRVKVVGDIRSTRIEKTAKEKVACQSVS
- the npdG gene encoding NADPH-dependent F420 reductase; the protein is MSNANLPILSIVGGTGDLGSGLARSWSRAGYSVILGSRSIERAQEAVSLLKSEGFANVSGDTNAAAAAKSDIVVVAVPFSNYEASLGEIKDPAKSKIVVTAVVPLVPPKVSVVHLPSAGSAALIAQSLLDPSSRVVGAFHNVGSQKLHAGGKADCDVLVFSDDADARNQVITLADAVSNRGVDGGVLANSTAAEALTSVLIAINRKYKVKGAGISISGLT
- a CDS encoding MoaD/ThiS family protein — encoded protein: MIRVEINMHGNLRRLLPDGIGSIQLDLPDGTTVLNVIDSLSAEHEVWLASIGDVVVPLSAEVEDGAELNFFPYLEGG
- a CDS encoding Lrp/AsnC family transcriptional regulator yields the protein MLSALDSLDRKILRELIQDARISHLALSERVGLSATACARRVLQMEKAGIIKGYAANIDVNALGFPLTVIVHITLDRQNEDALARFETEIHKCPDVISCHLMSGADDYQVQVLACGMEDYERIHKQHLSRLPGVARLQSSFAMRTIVKRSISPAALIMIRPTGTQRRGK
- a CDS encoding (2Fe-2S)-binding protein, whose amino-acid sequence is MNRKILNIVVNGESHQVLIEPHWTLLQVLRNEIGMMGTKENCLEAECGVCTVLLDGKAINSCILLAGQVEGCSITTIEGIGDPEHLHPLQEAFIECGAVQCGYCIPGMILTAKSFLDENPGCRPSRDEIREAIAGTLCRCTGYRKIIDAVATAADRIALSGAKQ
- the cofD gene encoding 2-phospho-L-lactate transferase, whose protein sequence is MKGPSHLSDEGRVVALCGGVGGAKLALGLQHLLGERLTVVVNVADDFEHLGLHISPDLDTVLYTLGGLSDQQRGWGRSDETWNFMEALKEIGGQTWFSLGDRDMAMHVERTRRRLSGETLTAIAIDIARRFGIRSNVLPITNDKLSTIVVSTEGELEFQRYFVGRRCEPAVKQIRFSGAESACLTQEVLQALDADDLRLIVLCPSNPYLSIDPMLAVPGTTEKLRAARVPVIAISPIIGGQAIKGPTRKIIDELGLEATNREIARHYAGLIDGLIIDTTDAEGAADLGIDVHLAPTLMTELQSKIALAEHALMFGNSLRTKRKGQEKGPLSGGVS
- the cofE gene encoding coenzyme F420-0:L-glutamate ligase; protein product: MTRSITYTALRGIPMVRPDDDLVSIIADGVTSAGIEVASGDIFVVAQKIVSKAENRYVDLDDVSPSARALELAKTVGKDPRHIEVVLSESSEVIRSRQNVIIVAHRLGFVMANAGIDQSNIDQGHSHRVLLLPKDPDDSCERLKSGLDQRFGVNVAVVMNDSFGRPWRNGVVGVAIGCAGLPALQNMIGEPDLFGRPMQVTEIAVADELAAAASLVMGQAAEGQPIVHVRGLSCQAPAKPASILVRPKEQDLFR
- a CDS encoding xanthine dehydrogenase family protein molybdopterin-binding subunit, which codes for MSAHTHRVAGHRLPRRDGVGKVTGKHVYAADFKLSGMLYGRVLRSTRAHALIKKIDTSRAAAIAGVRGIITSADIPQIRYGTAVRDTTVFATDRALFIGHAIAAVAATSLEIAERALAAIEVEYEDLPPLFDPEEALKSDIRIHPDWETYKALPIISRNRNIAGQARIRVGDAEAAFAKAHKVYEHRFSTALQHPGYTEPRVATADWDANGIVTVWCNTQLPFDTQTTLAEILDLPAARVRVTVPGIGGGFGGKLRIGVEHFAALLARKTARPVKVMSTSEEELTAALPRQASIVLLKTAVDKEGHLLARSGRIIVDCGAYAGSGPGTAAIALQVMAGPYKTGALAFESVAVYTNKVHSGSFRAPAGPMANFAMECQIDMIAKDLGLDPLEMRLRNVVKEGDPGPSGEIHRSVSIEECLRKAADAIGWHDRNPEPGRGKGIACSWWMTTGGSSGVYVKINPDGSATLVSGAVEIGTGAITGAAQILAEELSLDLTDVNVTGVDTQAAPFDYGAQGSRTTFSVGNACLAAAAELRRQMFELAAEQLEAPIEDMKLQDKHVVAGNKSISIAELARISRLAGGGLIAHGTAISPAPAYDPTRVQNHPLPVWNTPSYHAHAVDLSVDQATGKVTINRYVVAQDVGYAINPTYIEGQIEGGVAQGIGQALSEEIVYQDGRVMNANLTDYKMPTAMDVPEIESIIVECRSAAGPYGAKGVGEPPCIEPPAAIGNAIAAATGCWPNSLPMTAEKIAAAMQVQHS
- a CDS encoding LLM class flavin-dependent oxidoreductase produces the protein MTLDLLILGNAPMTKMLDRVKLAEASGYDTVWLADERFYREVYSCLSYFAQNTSRVRLGPCVTDPYARHPALTAMAIATLDEISNKRAILGIGAGISGFAELGIDRKKPARAISEAIEVIRMLLRGETVAYEGEVIQFREGKLNFAPIRADIPIYVASNGPLGQRTAGACADAAFMEAGGNAAEVKAFRARLDEGARKAGRDPKSVKLIVRLNACIASDGQAARDALRPTVARLLGAGRLKFETAEEQGLTLPEDILATVQGAHYAAGVTPYLPLLPYVTDRHINAFTLAGNVEEVTARVIELRHAGVDGIISMPFAAEGGTIEDTIAKMGSEVWPAVQANEGMKP
- a CDS encoding FAD binding domain-containing protein → MSFDLHRPATVTEAVDLAQRFAPTARYVAGGTDTVIQINRKKIDPAHLIDVACLPGMSEITETADAFTLGALTKYRSIETHPAFRGNLRVLLEAASVVGGHQVRNIATIGGNIVNASPAADFVPPLLALDASLDITGPKGRRSVALRDFIVGPGRTNLSPVEIVTSIRFAKLPARSATAFLKEGRRRAMEISVVCVAACLTLEASTSRCACVRLAIGAASPKAFRPEQAEGYLIGKPAGNESFAEAGRLAAEASSPISDVRASAGYRRGLVAVMVERALTTCLQRIREQNQ